A section of the Candidatus Omnitrophota bacterium genome encodes:
- a CDS encoding divergent PAP2 family protein, with amino-acid sequence MTKGIISAALNNDILISTLLGWVTAQGIKIGIGTIREKQFDFRWLLGTGGMPSAHAAGVASLATAIGIEFGFDSALFALGLTFAVVTMFDAQGVRRAAGKQASILNKLISEHPENIKVQEKRLIELLGHTPIEVIAGAFVGILVALSYL; translated from the coding sequence ATGACTAAAGGTATTATATCCGCAGCATTAAATAATGACATCCTTATCAGTACCCTTTTAGGATGGGTGACTGCTCAAGGCATAAAGATAGGTATAGGCACAATTCGCGAGAAGCAATTTGACTTTAGATGGCTGCTGGGAACCGGCGGTATGCCTTCAGCACATGCTGCAGGAGTCGCCTCCTTAGCTACTGCAATAGGAATTGAGTTTGGTTTTGATTCTGCCTTGTTTGCTCTAGGCCTAACTTTTGCTGTAGTTACTATGTTTGACGCTCAAGGCGTAAGACGCGCAGCAGGCAAACAAGCAAGCATCCTGAATAAATTAATTTCAGAACACCCTGAAAATATCAAGGTGCAAGAAAAGAGGCTTATAGAATTATTGGGTCATACACCGATTGAGGTTATTGCTGGGGCGTTTGTGGGCATTCTTGTTGCTTTAAGCTATTTATAA
- a CDS encoding elongation factor G, with protein MEGFDPKMVRSIALVSHAQAGKTSLAESLLFVTGATSRLGKPEEGNTLSDYNHDEIERKISINSSIINCSYNGHFIHIIDTPGYADFIGEVYSSLPAVDAGIVVIDAAQGIEVGTERVWALLEEASLARIIFVNKTDKEDVNAEELLGNIKEGLSKKIIVVGKEFDEVAIESIAETDDALLEKYLEQGSLSQEELLPALHKATSKCELFPLVFGSVHKQEGIGELLEAIIKYLPSPLERPPLKVIDSKTKEEKEITSFDSDSLSAQVFKSISDPYVGQLSILRIFSGTLSSNGSFYNVTKDVWERFGQIHSLQGKNQKPIPTASCGDIIAIAKLKSTKTGDTITDGAGDFLFKPIQFPEPAISSSIRPKSRADEGKISVALSKLTAEDPTFKISLDQQTKELIISGVGDLHLDVMVARMRQRFHVDVEMGTPKVAYKETISKTVKIQAKYKKQSGGRGQYGDVWLELQPLPQGENFEFVDKVFGGAIPKNFIPSVEKGVLQACREGAIAGYPIVDIKVILYDGSYHNVDSSDMAFQIAGAMALRKGVLEAAPKLLEPIMDVEIVIPDDYTGQISGDLNSRRGRIMGIETVGKKQKIKAQVPLSEMFKYANDLRSITADRGAYSMRFSHYEDTPQKVLQGIVAAAKQDKEEKK; from the coding sequence ATGGAAGGTTTTGATCCTAAGATGGTGCGAAGCATTGCCTTGGTTTCACATGCCCAGGCGGGGAAGACCTCTCTGGCAGAAAGTTTATTGTTTGTTACTGGAGCCACTTCCCGCTTAGGTAAGCCGGAAGAGGGCAATACGTTAAGTGATTACAATCATGACGAAATCGAAAGAAAGATCTCGATTAATTCCAGCATTATAAATTGTTCTTATAATGGCCACTTTATTCATATTATCGATACCCCGGGCTATGCAGATTTTATAGGCGAAGTTTACTCAAGCCTGCCCGCTGTAGACGCCGGCATTGTGGTTATAGATGCGGCTCAAGGCATTGAGGTTGGAACTGAAAGGGTATGGGCGCTTTTAGAGGAAGCCAGCCTGGCGCGGATAATTTTTGTAAACAAGACAGATAAGGAAGATGTTAACGCAGAGGAGCTTTTAGGAAACATAAAAGAAGGTCTTTCAAAAAAAATAATCGTTGTTGGTAAAGAGTTTGATGAAGTAGCGATTGAGTCAATTGCCGAGACTGATGATGCCTTGCTGGAGAAATATCTAGAGCAGGGGTCTTTGAGTCAAGAGGAATTGCTTCCTGCATTACATAAGGCTACTTCAAAATGTGAGCTTTTTCCCTTGGTTTTCGGCAGCGTACATAAACAAGAGGGAATAGGAGAGCTTCTTGAGGCAATCATAAAGTATCTTCCCTCTCCACTTGAACGTCCCCCACTCAAGGTTATCGATTCTAAGACCAAAGAGGAAAAAGAGATCACTTCTTTTGATTCTGATTCTTTGAGCGCACAAGTTTTTAAATCAATATCTGATCCTTACGTTGGTCAACTTTCCATATTGAGGATATTTTCTGGAACACTTTCTTCCAACGGTTCATTTTATAATGTCACTAAGGATGTGTGGGAAAGATTTGGCCAGATCCATTCGCTTCAAGGTAAGAATCAAAAACCGATACCGACTGCTAGTTGCGGCGATATCATAGCTATTGCTAAATTAAAATCAACCAAAACCGGCGATACCATAACTGATGGAGCAGGAGATTTTCTCTTCAAGCCTATACAATTTCCCGAGCCAGCCATATCTTCTTCTATAAGGCCAAAATCACGCGCTGACGAGGGGAAGATTTCTGTTGCACTTTCTAAATTGACTGCGGAAGATCCTACTTTCAAAATAAGCCTTGATCAACAGACAAAAGAACTTATTATATCCGGGGTTGGAGATTTGCATCTTGATGTTATGGTTGCCCGTATGCGCCAACGCTTCCATGTTGATGTTGAAATGGGTACACCAAAGGTTGCCTATAAAGAGACAATAAGCAAAACAGTAAAGATTCAGGCTAAATATAAGAAGCAATCTGGCGGCAGAGGTCAATATGGAGATGTCTGGCTAGAGTTGCAACCTCTGCCTCAGGGTGAGAATTTTGAGTTTGTGGATAAAGTCTTTGGTGGAGCAATCCCCAAAAATTTTATACCTTCTGTGGAAAAAGGTGTGCTGCAGGCCTGTAGAGAAGGTGCAATTGCTGGATATCCGATAGTAGATATTAAGGTCATTCTTTATGATGGTTCTTATCATAATGTCGATTCTTCGGATATGGCATTTCAGATTGCAGGCGCAATGGCCTTACGCAAGGGAGTTTTAGAGGCAGCGCCTAAATTACTTGAGCCGATTATGGACGTAGAGATAGTGATTCCTGATGACTATACAGGGCAGATTTCAGGAGACCTGAATTCTCGCCGCGGAAGGATTATGGGCATTGAGACTGTTGGCAAAAAACAGAAGATTAAGGCACAGGTGCCTCTTTCAGAGATGTTCAAGTATGCCAATGACTTACGATCTATAACTGCTGATAGAGGTGCCTATAGTATGCGTTTTTCTCATTACGAAGACACTCCCCAGAAGGTTTTGCAGGGAATAGTTGCAGCTGCAAAGCAAGATAAAGAAGAAAAGAAATAA
- the folE gene encoding GTP cyclohydrolase I FolE, protein MDKKKIEKAIRMILEAIGEDADRKDMQGTPRRVAEMYEEIFSGIKEDPKKAIEVILEHKHDEIVLLRGIPLYSVCEHHLIPFIGKAHIAYIPKAGRVTGLSKLARVVDILAKRPQVQERLTTQIADILMQKLKPRGVMVVVEAEHLCLSMRGVKKPGILTITSAVRGIFKDNFKTRSEALSLINAR, encoded by the coding sequence ATGGATAAGAAAAAAATAGAAAAAGCAATTAGAATGATTTTAGAGGCAATTGGTGAGGATGCGGACAGAAAAGATATGCAAGGCACGCCACGCCGGGTTGCGGAGATGTATGAGGAGATATTTAGCGGCATAAAAGAAGACCCTAAGAAGGCGATTGAGGTAATCCTTGAACACAAGCACGATGAGATAGTACTCTTAAGAGGCATCCCTCTTTATTCAGTCTGTGAGCATCACCTCATTCCATTTATTGGCAAGGCGCACATTGCTTATATTCCTAAGGCGGGCAGGGTTACGGGATTGAGCAAATTAGCCAGGGTTGTTGACATACTGGCTAAGCGACCTCAGGTCCAGGAGAGATTGACTACTCAGATAGCCGATATACTTATGCAGAAGTTAAAACCACGCGGGGTTATGGTGGTTGTTGAAGCAGAGCATCTTTGTCTTAGTATGAGAGGAGTCAAGAAACCCGGAATACTTACTATTACCAGCGCGGTGAGAGGGATCTTCAAAGATAATTTTAAGACACGTAGCGAAGCGCTTTCTTTAATTAATGCGCGTTGA
- a CDS encoding L,D-transpeptidase family protein produces MKRNVIILISVILAVLLVLFFVFSLSGKKVSSGLKESSDVPSVSELFDIAGLAQNKGDLLQAKEAYQRIISIASDNKIITKAGEELYDLNIRIIFSTLQTEKTIIYEVKPGDVLSKIAKKFNTTVALIKRSNNLKSNVIRPEQRLRIWTEKFSCIVDKSQNTLTLKSDDEVVKVYTVSTGKHNSTPVGIFTITSKLIDPVWYKQGAIVLPDSPENILGSRWLGFSIAGYGIHGTTEPETIGQQITAGCVRMVNQQVEELFDLLPLGTEVTVID; encoded by the coding sequence ATGAAGAGAAATGTTATTATTTTGATCAGCGTTATTTTGGCTGTTCTTTTAGTTTTATTCTTTGTTTTTTCTTTATCAGGCAAAAAGGTTTCCTCTGGCTTAAAGGAAAGTAGCGATGTCCCTTCTGTATCAGAGCTTTTTGATATAGCCGGACTTGCTCAAAACAAAGGCGATTTGCTCCAGGCAAAAGAGGCTTACCAACGTATCATATCTATAGCCAGTGACAATAAGATTATCACTAAGGCGGGTGAAGAGCTTTATGATCTTAATATCCGTATAATCTTTTCAACATTGCAGACAGAAAAGACGATTATCTATGAGGTTAAGCCTGGCGATGTCCTATCTAAGATTGCCAAGAAATTCAATACCACCGTTGCCTTGATAAAACGTAGCAACAACTTAAAGAGCAACGTTATAAGACCAGAGCAGCGCCTGCGCATATGGACTGAGAAATTTTCCTGTATTGTGGACAAATCCCAGAATACATTGACCCTTAAATCCGATGATGAAGTGGTTAAGGTATATACAGTTTCTACAGGCAAGCACAATTCCACTCCTGTAGGAATATTTACAATAACTAGCAAATTAATAGATCCTGTCTGGTATAAACAGGGGGCGATAGTTTTGCCTGATAGCCCTGAGAATATATTGGGGTCCCGCTGGTTGGGTTTTTCTATCGCTGGTTACGGTATACACGGGACAACAGAGCCAGAGACCATTGGCCAGCAGATAACAGCCGGTTGTGTACGCATGGTTAACCAACAAGTAGAAGAATTGTTCGATCTCCTTCCTTTAGGTACTGAGGTAACTGTAATAGACTAA
- a CDS encoding glycosyltransferase family 39 protein, with protein MFNDIFQMRNNPSDIQDSLFLILLIGMTFIIVFAFCWQPGYLDGDSLGYAQTAKWVADSGRWLAIKDSSWGGQFYYHFPLAIWVSALSFKIFGVNVVSASLFSLLSCLGAVIAIFYFGKIIKNNWVGFFASVVFLLINYTPRLAQQCRMDMPLTLFIILSLYFFILAVRGKKTFYLLFGLFTSLAIMTKDVNGLAPLAIACIYLLISRQFKKLIDPYFLFGFVISFIPVLLWIWLEKHIYGETLFAKWLNWNFLHLLRHKELAAPFYYYPREIIKRYFYFVPIFVHGAFLAIRQAKTRESDQPLLILTWAVFIPFAFSFGNRKLHYFIYSMYPAAALLAGIALNELCKQKIKLRILKIFIVGLIFLGLLRLSIPVRWGKTFFMDKVQVAAYIDSLLQEEQHYDFFTFNQHDAALIIYSQELDNITHIKDYESLKNLLENKASVNKRFCLINKVDFNSLSASIKNGWHILLILNEEILIANRL; from the coding sequence ATGTTTAACGATATATTCCAGATGAGAAATAACCCCTCAGATATACAGGACTCATTATTTTTGATTCTTCTTATTGGAATGACATTTATCATTGTATTTGCCTTTTGTTGGCAGCCAGGATATCTTGACGGTGATTCTCTTGGCTATGCCCAGACTGCAAAGTGGGTGGCTGATTCAGGCAGGTGGTTAGCAATTAAGGACTCAAGCTGGGGAGGCCAATTTTACTATCATTTTCCTCTTGCGATTTGGGTTAGCGCATTAAGTTTTAAGATATTCGGGGTGAATGTAGTGAGCGCTTCCTTATTTTCACTCCTTAGTTGCTTAGGTGCTGTAATTGCAATATTTTACTTTGGTAAAATTATCAAAAATAACTGGGTTGGTTTTTTTGCATCCGTGGTCTTTTTGCTGATTAATTATACCCCTCGTCTCGCCCAGCAATGCCGTATGGACATGCCGCTTACCTTATTTATTATCTTAAGTCTTTACTTTTTTATCCTCGCAGTTAGAGGTAAAAAGACCTTTTATTTGCTGTTCGGTTTATTCACCAGCCTAGCAATAATGACCAAGGATGTTAATGGTCTTGCGCCATTGGCAATAGCATGTATCTATTTACTCATAAGCCGACAATTTAAGAAATTAATTGATCCTTATTTTTTGTTTGGCTTCGTGATCTCCTTTATTCCTGTCTTGCTTTGGATCTGGCTTGAGAAGCATATATACGGTGAAACCTTATTCGCTAAATGGCTTAATTGGAATTTTCTCCATCTGCTCAGACACAAGGAACTTGCGGCGCCTTTTTATTATTATCCGCGTGAGATTATAAAACGATATTTTTATTTTGTTCCTATTTTTGTTCATGGCGCCTTTCTTGCAATTCGCCAGGCCAAAACAAGAGAATCCGATCAACCTTTGTTGATTTTAACCTGGGCCGTATTTATCCCTTTTGCCTTTTCCTTCGGTAATCGCAAACTTCACTACTTTATTTATTCTATGTATCCAGCTGCCGCACTCCTGGCCGGGATTGCTCTGAATGAGCTATGTAAACAAAAGATTAAGTTGCGTATTTTAAAGATATTTATTGTTGGTTTGATTTTCTTAGGGCTATTGCGTCTATCTATTCCAGTTCGTTGGGGCAAGACATTTTTTATGGATAAAGTGCAAGTTGCAGCGTATATAGATAGTCTTTTACAAGAAGAGCAGCACTATGATTTTTTTACATTTAACCAACACGATGCTGCTCTAATTATCTACTCTCAAGAATTAGATAATATTACACACATAAAAGATTACGAATCTCTGAAAAATCTATTAGAAAACAAGGCGTCAGTAAATAAAAGATTCTGCCTTATTAATAAAGTAGATTTTAATTCCTTGAGCGCGTCAATAAAGAATGGGTGGCATATACTATTAATATTGAATGAGGAGATATTAATTGCTAACAGACTATGA
- the purH gene encoding bifunctional phosphoribosylaminoimidazolecarboxamide formyltransferase/IMP cyclohydrolase, with protein sequence MVKVKRALISVSDKTGIVEFAKGLKELGTEIISTGGTAALLKNSGIDVIEVGDYTGFPEMLNGRVKTLHPKIHAGLLALRNNQEHLESLHQHKIGLIDMVVVNLYPFEQTIKKKDIELAEAIENIDIGGPSMLRSAAKNYNSVAVVCNPARYNSILEEMKRQNCLISDNTLAQLGLEVFELTSHYDSAIHKYLKGTLATVPIFDETFPFTLNHSFEKVQDLRYGENPHQKAALYRQEQFRWADNFRQLHGKELSFNNILDLTAALDIVKEFSGPAAVVIKHTNPCGVAQDKTISAAYLAAHKCDPLSAFGGIVGLNKDVDTKTAQYISKSGFLECVIAPSFSKKAQEILKQKKNLRLIEVPDLLREYEDNFDMRKVIGGLLVQEMDKENLDKDSVKVVTKRKPTSSQLQSLLFGWKAIRHTKSNAIMLVRGTRTVGIGPGQTSRVDAVHIAIRKAGKLKNGSCLISDAFFPKPDSIKLAAKAKIKAIIQPGGSIADADIIKEADRCGIAMVFTGIRHFKH encoded by the coding sequence ATGGTAAAGGTAAAAAGGGCATTGATTAGCGTTTCTGACAAAACCGGAATTGTGGAATTTGCTAAGGGATTGAAGGAGTTGGGTACTGAGATTATTTCTACTGGCGGCACAGCAGCGCTCCTAAAGAATAGTGGGATTGACGTTATAGAGGTGGGAGATTATACTGGTTTTCCTGAAATGCTCAATGGCAGGGTTAAGACATTGCATCCTAAAATCCACGCCGGATTGTTGGCATTACGTAATAATCAAGAGCATCTTGAAAGTTTGCATCAGCATAAGATCGGCCTTATAGATATGGTAGTTGTTAACCTTTATCCTTTTGAGCAGACAATAAAGAAAAAAGATATTGAACTCGCTGAGGCTATAGAGAATATTGATATTGGTGGACCTTCGATGTTACGCTCTGCTGCAAAGAATTATAATAGTGTGGCTGTAGTTTGCAATCCGGCGCGCTATAATTCAATACTTGAGGAGATGAAGCGTCAGAATTGCCTTATCAGCGATAATACCTTGGCGCAGTTAGGGCTCGAGGTGTTTGAATTAACCAGCCACTACGACAGCGCTATTCATAAATACTTAAAAGGCACATTGGCAACAGTGCCAATATTTGATGAGACCTTTCCTTTTACGCTCAATCATTCATTTGAAAAGGTGCAGGATTTACGCTATGGCGAAAACCCACATCAGAAGGCAGCGCTATATCGACAGGAACAATTTCGCTGGGCAGATAATTTTAGACAGCTACATGGAAAAGAGCTATCATTTAATAACATCCTTGACTTGACAGCTGCTTTAGACATAGTGAAAGAATTTAGCGGCCCGGCAGCTGTGGTGATAAAACATACTAATCCTTGCGGAGTTGCACAAGATAAAACCATAAGTGCTGCATATCTGGCAGCACATAAATGCGATCCACTTTCTGCATTTGGGGGCATTGTTGGGTTAAATAAAGATGTTGATACCAAGACTGCCCAATATATCAGCAAGAGCGGTTTTCTAGAATGCGTAATTGCCCCTAGTTTTAGTAAAAAGGCACAGGAGATATTAAAGCAAAAGAAGAATCTTCGCCTTATAGAAGTTCCAGATCTATTGAGAGAATACGAAGATAATTTTGACATGAGAAAGGTTATCGGCGGTCTCCTTGTTCAGGAGATGGATAAGGAAAACCTGGATAAGGATTCTGTTAAAGTGGTCACTAAGAGAAAACCTACCTCAAGCCAATTGCAATCTCTTTTGTTTGGCTGGAAGGCAATAAGACATACTAAATCTAACGCTATTATGTTGGTTAGGGGCACAAGGACAGTCGGCATCGGCCCGGGTCAGACATCAAGGGTGGATGCAGTACATATTGCCATAAGAAAGGCAGGAAAACTAAAAAATGGCTCCTGTCTTATATCTGATGCATTCTTTCCTAAGCCCGATAGTATCAAATTAGCTGCAAAGGCCAAGATAAAGGCGATTATTCAGCCGGGCGGTTCCATTGCCGACGCAGATATTATAAAAGAAGCTGATAGATGCGGTATAGCTATGGTATTTACCGGCATACGTCACTTCAAGCACTAA
- a CDS encoding secondary thiamine-phosphate synthase enzyme YjbQ, translated as MKVLTEYLSFNTRTKYAFINITDQVEELLKKSKVKEGLCLVNAMHITSSVFINDDESGLHHDFDVWLEKLAPHEPISQYKHNNGEDNADAHLKRTIMGREVVVAITLAKLDFGPWEQIFYGEFDGQRRKRVLVKIIGE; from the coding sequence ATGAAGGTCTTAACAGAGTATCTTTCCTTTAATACGAGGACGAAATACGCATTTATTAATATAACAGATCAGGTGGAGGAGCTTCTCAAGAAGAGTAAGGTGAAAGAGGGCCTTTGTCTGGTCAATGCCATGCATATCACTTCAAGTGTATTTATAAATGATGATGAGTCTGGCCTGCACCATGATTTTGATGTTTGGCTGGAGAAACTTGCACCGCATGAGCCGATATCCCAGTATAAGCACAATAATGGCGAAGATAATGCTGACGCACATCTAAAGCGCACAATTATGGGCAGAGAGGTTGTTGTGGCTATCACGCTCGCTAAGCTTGATTTTGGGCCTTGGGAGCAGATTTTTTACGGAGAATTTGACGGCCAGAGGAGAAAAAGAGTATTAGTTAAGATTATCGGTGAATAA
- a CDS encoding bifunctional folylpolyglutamate synthase/dihydrofolate synthase, with protein MTYRGALQYLNSLTNYENIREFSTAPVFNIHKITTFLKSINSPQKNLNVIHVAGSNGKGSTSAFIAYILREAGFSTGLYTSPHLSDIRERIRILSPGHSRNIKKSVFEGLISKNDFIKILSILRPRLERFNKHSSYGSLTFFEVITLIALIYFKRKKTDFVVLETGLGGRLDATNVIRPLLCVITPISYEHEEFLGKSLKQIAAEKAGIIKKRKNLVTISASQPRCVREVIKNRCRDLGVGLIQLGKDSSFKKNYTNSEGQCFNLKTPRNYYRNLSIKMLGTHQLINASCAVSAIEELGNFHVRISEDSIRRGLTATSWPGRLELIAGSPEILLDGAHNKGAMEALVHSLRLNFIHRPKHIILGISKDKNIAEITKEISKVADSITVTRSNNARAAETSCLVENLKKTRSRYCRKFSLSAREDFRQALDLAKRRAKSNELIVVTGSIFLIGDVRRHLEQARTV; from the coding sequence ATGACTTACCGAGGGGCTCTACAGTACCTTAATTCCTTGACCAATTATGAGAATATCCGTGAGTTTTCTACTGCCCCAGTTTTTAACATACATAAAATCACCACATTCTTAAAAAGCATCAATTCTCCCCAAAAGAATTTAAACGTCATCCATGTTGCCGGCAGCAACGGAAAAGGTTCCACATCTGCCTTTATTGCTTATATATTGCGAGAGGCTGGATTTTCAACCGGACTTTATACCTCTCCTCACTTAAGCGATATTAGAGAGCGCATTAGAATACTCTCGCCAGGGCATTCCCGGAATATAAAAAAAAGTGTATTTGAAGGCTTAATCTCAAAGAACGATTTTATAAAAATACTATCAATCTTAAGACCAAGACTAGAGAGGTTTAATAAGCACTCAAGCTATGGTTCTTTGACATTTTTTGAAGTCATTACGCTAATCGCTTTAATATATTTTAAAAGAAAAAAAACTGATTTTGTTGTTTTGGAAACAGGATTAGGTGGCAGGCTCGATGCAACCAATGTTATTCGCCCCTTGCTCTGCGTCATAACACCAATAAGCTATGAACACGAAGAGTTTTTAGGTAAGTCATTGAAGCAGATAGCAGCAGAAAAGGCCGGGATTATTAAGAAGAGAAAAAACTTGGTTACTATTAGTGCTTCTCAGCCTAGATGTGTAAGAGAGGTAATTAAAAATAGATGCAGGGATTTGGGCGTAGGATTAATACAGCTGGGTAAAGATAGCAGCTTTAAAAAAAATTACACCAATTCAGAAGGTCAATGCTTTAATCTTAAGACGCCCAGGAATTACTACCGTAATCTTTCTATTAAAATGTTAGGGACTCACCAGTTAATAAATGCCTCTTGTGCGGTTTCAGCAATAGAAGAGCTAGGTAATTTTCACGTTAGGATATCAGAGGATTCTATTCGCAGGGGCCTGACTGCTACCTCTTGGCCAGGCAGACTGGAATTGATTGCTGGCTCCCCTGAGATCTTACTCGATGGCGCACACAATAAAGGCGCTATGGAAGCTTTAGTACACAGCTTAAGATTGAATTTTATTCATAGGCCTAAACATATAATATTAGGAATTTCCAAAGATAAGAATATAGCCGAGATAACAAAGGAGATTTCCAAGGTCGCAGATTCTATCACCGTGACACGTTCAAACAATGCCCGGGCCGCAGAGACTTCTTGTTTAGTCGAGAATTTAAAAAAGACAAGATCTAGGTATTGCCGAAAATTTTCCTTATCTGCTCGTGAAGATTTCAGGCAGGCACTTGATCTGGCAAAAAGGCGCGCTAAATCTAATGAGCTTATTGTTGTTACCGGATCCATCTTTTTAATCGGGGACGTTAGAAGGCATCTTGAGCAAGCCAGAACTGTTTAA
- the mnmE gene encoding tRNA uridine-5-carboxymethylaminomethyl(34) synthesis GTPase MnmE: protein MNINDTIVAISTPIGEAGIGIVRLSGKKSLLIADKIFKSANHNGRRRFVSSSLKSGSINYGWIVDRRNQNVIDEVLLTIMKAPKTYTREDIIEVNCHSGIVPLKKILDLLLSYGARLAEPGEFTRRAFLNGRIDLSQAESVLEIIRTRSESYHHACVNRMSGGFSRKINKLNQELFDVIAQCEAQIDFPEEDTAYPLRKLLRRVEKIENTLKFCLKSTQEAKVVREGLSVAICGRANVGKSSLLNVLINEERSIVTPYAGTTRDAIEASVCFDGIPMRIFDTAGLRRSDNPVEKVAVRRSEQVINSSNLILLVFDSASAIKESDLSFINKFRRKRNVLVVLNKIDLPTKINQSIIKSAFGDFTKISAFKMTGLDKLKKRITRRFWQGRITELNHEFVVNARQENLLLDAVESFQRAFSSFKLKLSLEIIVEDLKRALSAVNKLCGRSDDYEQELLDTIFSQFCIGK from the coding sequence ATGAATATTAACGATACTATTGTAGCAATATCAACGCCGATCGGAGAGGCGGGCATTGGCATAGTCCGCTTAAGCGGAAAAAAGAGCCTTTTAATTGCAGATAAAATCTTTAAATCTGCAAATCATAATGGCCGGAGAAGATTTGTGAGTTCTTCTCTTAAGTCTGGCAGCATTAACTATGGCTGGATAGTAGACAGGCGCAATCAAAATGTTATTGATGAGGTATTGTTGACAATTATGAAGGCGCCAAAGACATATACCAGAGAGGATATAATAGAGGTCAACTGTCATTCTGGCATTGTGCCATTAAAGAAAATCCTCGATCTCCTGCTTAGCTATGGTGCGCGCCTAGCTGAGCCAGGAGAGTTTACACGCAGAGCGTTTCTTAATGGCAGGATTGATCTTTCCCAGGCAGAATCGGTCCTGGAGATAATACGCACAAGAAGTGAAAGCTATCATCATGCTTGCGTGAATCGTATGAGCGGCGGATTTTCACGCAAAATTAATAAGTTGAACCAAGAGCTTTTTGATGTGATTGCACAGTGCGAGGCCCAAATTGATTTTCCCGAAGAGGATACAGCCTATCCGCTAAGAAAACTGCTTAGGCGGGTAGAAAAAATAGAAAATACACTAAAATTTTGCCTGAAGAGCACTCAGGAGGCAAAGGTAGTGCGGGAGGGATTGAGTGTTGCCATATGCGGCAGGGCAAATGTTGGAAAATCCTCTCTTTTGAATGTATTAATTAATGAGGAGCGCAGCATTGTTACGCCTTATGCTGGAACAACCAGAGATGCAATCGAGGCATCAGTCTGTTTTGATGGTATACCAATGCGCATCTTTGACACAGCAGGCCTGAGAAGGTCAGATAATCCCGTCGAGAAAGTGGCGGTAAGACGAAGCGAACAGGTTATAAATAGCAGCAATTTAATATTATTAGTCTTTGATAGCGCATCAGCTATAAAGGAGTCGGATTTGAGTTTTATCAATAAATTTAGACGCAAGAGGAACGTATTGGTTGTATTGAATAAAATAGATTTGCCTACAAAGATTAATCAGAGTATTATTAAGAGTGCATTCGGAGATTTTACAAAAATATCCGCATTCAAGATGACGGGATTGGATAAGTTAAAGAAAAGAATCACCAGACGATTTTGGCAGGGTCGAATAACAGAGCTCAATCATGAGTTTGTTGTCAATGCACGCCAGGAGAATTTGCTTTTGGATGCAGTAGAATCTTTCCAGAGGGCATTCTCTTCTTTTAAACTTAAGCTTTCATTGGAAATTATTGTTGAGGATTTAAAAAGAGCTTTATCAGCAGTTAATAAGCTTTGCGGTAGATCGGATGATTATGAACAGGAGCTTTTGGATACAATATTTTCTCAGTTCTGTATCGGCAAATAA
- a CDS encoding prepilin-type N-terminal cleavage/methylation domain-containing protein: protein MKRKRGNNQSFTLLELIIALALLAILASYAVARFVDIANKALDVQERATMCALKSAALLYFAANGRWWGVNSSENPFDLLENPPPHCIDCAIKENVEWYLHFSIDQWQIICPHAFYPCSLPDPPNCRGKKWLFTAEGAVVDCYQDLPHK from the coding sequence ATGAAGAGAAAGAGGGGCAATAACCAATCTTTTACTCTTCTGGAATTGATCATTGCCTTGGCATTATTGGCAATTCTTGCCAGTTATGCTGTTGCGCGGTTTGTAGATATAGCGAACAAGGCATTAGATGTACAGGAAAGGGCGACGATGTGTGCCCTAAAGTCTGCTGCCCTTCTGTATTTTGCCGCTAACGGTAGATGGTGGGGGGTAAATTCAAGCGAGAATCCATTTGATCTTTTGGAGAATCCGCCGCCTCATTGTATTGACTGTGCCATTAAGGAGAATGTAGAGTGGTATTTGCATTTTTCGATAGACCAGTGGCAAATAATATGCCCCCATGCATTCTATCCCTGTTCGCTGCCTGACCCGCCAAATTGTAGAGGTAAGAAATGGTTATTTACTGCTGAGGGCGCAGTGGTGGATTGTTATCAGGATCTCCCACATAAATAA